In Cotesia glomerata isolate CgM1 linkage group LG3, MPM_Cglom_v2.3, whole genome shotgun sequence, one genomic interval encodes:
- the LOC123261882 gene encoding uncharacterized protein LOC123261882 → MSKRIRSVNCCNPFNESHKKGVKDLRKFPDEDRWKFPDLDDTSMLCVRCRFRVKEYIPPASEEEKIISSQISVESLSISAEICTQGSSLSRTVSNFSDNLCDYNDHSLERFLKIPLIEKDRLYSEKNYGVKKLDESYAALENKFQSQFGIVPESTYRKINQDHCSMIAKVKKLYNAESDKSIKKKLLSILPDSWEVSRIASEFNCSRKMFQAISRLS, encoded by the exons ATGAGTAAACGTATACGGTCAGTAAATTGTTGTAATCCATTCAATGAGTCAC ataaaaaaggagttaaagatttaagaaaatttcccGACGAAGATCGTTGGAAATTTCCTGACTTAGATGACACTTCAATGTTATGTGTGCGTTGTCGATTCCGTGTCAAAGAATATATTCCGCCGGCATCAGAGGaagagaaaattatttcaagtcaAATTAGTGTTGAAAGTCTGAGTATATCAGCTGAAATTTGTACTCAAGGAAGCAGTTTATCTCGAACTGTCAGTAATTTTAGCGACAATCTATGTGATTACAATGATCATTCTTTAgagcgatttttgaaaattcctcttattgaaaaagacag gttatattctgaaaaaaattatggagtaAAAAAACTTGATGAGAGCTATGCTGCCCTAGAGAATAAGTTCCAATCACAATTTGGAATAGTACCTGAATCTACCTACAGAAAGATTAATCAAGATCATTGTTCCATGATAGCTAAAGTGAAGAAATTATATAACGCTGAAAGtgacaa atcaataaaaaagaagcTGCTTTCAATTTTACCCGACAGTTGGGAAGTCAGTCGTATAGCATCTGAATTTAACTGTTCTCGAAAAATG TTCCAGGCAATCAGCCGCTTAAGTTAG
- the LOC123261878 gene encoding 26S proteasome non-ATPase regulatory subunit 1-like: MALGIACAGTGLKEAIALLDPMTNDPVNFVRQGALIASAMILIQQTEATCPRVKDFRALYAKVVVDKHEDVMAKFGAILAQGIIDAGGRNVTVSLQSRTGHTNMLAVVGTLVFTQYWYWFPLTHALALAFTPTCVIGLNAQLKMPKLEIRSNARPSVYAYPAPLEEKKREEREKVQTAVLSIAARARRRESERRARHSHEMMEVDPPVVESKEADSKDTPSTSTSASSSATTLKDDKKKEKDEKEKDKDKKDDKDKDPKDAKKAKDDEKKEPEPSFEILQNPARILRQQLKVIQLVEGSQYAPVKDIQIGGIVMLKHIKPESEEELVEPVAAFGPKPDEEKEADPPEPFEYTED; the protein is encoded by the exons ATGGCGTTGGGAATAGCGTGTGCGGGTACGGGGCTCAAAGAAGCTATTGCATTGCTGGATCCTATGACCAACGATCCAGTAAACTTTGTACGTCAGGGAGCCCTGATAGCTTCCGCAATGATTCTCATCCAGCAAACGGAAGCGACCTGTCCTCGCGTCAAAGATTTCCGGGCGCTTTACGCCAAAGTCGTCGTCGACAAACACGAAGACGTGATGGCTAAGTTCGGCGCGATCTTGGCTCAAGGAATCATCGATGCAG GTGGACGTAATGTAACCGTGTCATTGCAGTCACGTACGGGTCACACAAACATGCTGGCAGTGGTCGGTACCTTGGTATTCACCCAATACTGGTACTGGTTCCCATTGACCCACGCATTAGCGCTGGCATTCACGCCGACCTGTGTAATCGGGCTGAATGCGCAATTAAAAATGCCGAAGCTCGAAATTCGGTCGAACGCGAGACCGAGTGTCTATGCTTACCCCGCGCCGCTGGAAGAGAAGAAACGCGAAGAGCGCGAGAAAGTTCAAACCGCGGTTTTGAGTATCGCGGCCAGAGCGAGACGCCGCGAGTCTGAGCGTCGCGCTCGTCACTCCCACGAAATGATGGAGGTG GATCCGCCGGTCGTTGAGTCCAAAGAAGCTGACTCGAAAGATACGCCCTCCACTTCAACATCTGCGTCTTCCTCGGCCACCACGCTTAAAGACGACAAGAAAAAAGAGAAAGATGAGAAGGAGAAAGACAAAGACAAGAAGGATGATAAAGATAAAGACCCTAAGGATGCTAAAAAAGCTAAGGATGATGAGAAAAAAGAGCCCGAGCCGAGTTTCGAAATTTTGCAAAACCCCGCTCGTATTTTGCGTCAGCAGCTAAAGGTCATACAGCTGGTTGAGGGTAGCCAGTATGCTCCTGTTAAAGATATTCAAATTGGCGGTATTGTTATGCTCAAACACATCAAGCCCGAGTCTGAAGAAGAATTGGTTGAACCTGTCGCTG CATTTGGACCAAAACCAGACGAGGAAAAGGAAGCTGATCCTCCAGAGCCATTTGAGTACACCgaagactaa